The window TTTGATTGCGACGTTAGTCCTTTTTGATCGAGACCACGCATTTCTCGTGCATTTCGATCTCAACATCAACTTTAATCATGACTCTCTACCTGATATATTTGAAGAACCCCACTACAAGGACATGGACCGTGCCACTACAGCTAGCCATGCAGCTCCATGCCATGAGAGAGAGAGCCAACAGGAAACGGATTGGAATGTTTAGACGGATTCAACACTACCAAAACTTAGATTAGGTGCTCCAAATCTTCTAGATTTCAAGAGCCCACGATGATTGAATGGCTGCAGGTGTGTGCCGCCGGCGGCGGAGATGGGAGAGCACGGTGTGCACTTGCTGGTGCTGTCGCACGTCTACCAGGTGGGTTGGCTGAAGCGGGCGTGCGAGATGGCGCTGGCGTCGGGGCTGGCGGCGGAGAGCGTTGTGGATTTGTTGGTTCTGGCCCGGCGGTGCGACGCGTCATGGCTGCACCTCCGCTGCATGAGGGTCATTACGGGGGACTTCGCTGCCGTCGAGCGCACCGAGGCGTGGCGCTTCCTCCAGGACAACGATCCCTGGCTCGAGCTCGACATCCTCCAATCCCAACAAGATGCTCGTTTGGTATACGTTACTCCAATGATTCGATGTTGTTCCTCCTCGAAGCAGCTTAGTTTCATGGGCGTCTATGAAACTACAGAGGCAGAAGCGGCGGCGGAGGAAGAGGGAGGAACAGGGGCTATATGCAGAGCTTAGCGAGGCCATGGAGTGCTTGCAGCACATCTGCACCGACGGCTGCACCGACATCAGGCCCTCCGGCCGCGAGGCGCCACCGCGCGACCGCACCCATTGCCCGAACCCCACCACGTGCCGCGGCCTCCAGCAGCTCATCCGCCACCTCCCCGCCTGCAGccgcaagcagcagcagcagctcggcTGCACCCGCTGCAAGCGCCTGTGGCAGCTCCTCCGCCTCCACGCCTCCATCTGCCTGCATCCCGACCCCTGCAGCGTCCCCCTCTGCTCGTAAGCATGCAGCATCCCATGCAACTTTCATCTGCATGCTTTGGCCAACACCTAACCTTTCTTTGCTTATCTGTTGCGTTGTAGCCAATTCAAGCGGAAGATGGAGCAGATGAACttcaaagaagaggaggaagacgttAAGTGGAGGCTCTTGGCTAAGAAGGTGGCCTCTGCTAGAGTAATGTGCTACCTGGCAAGGAGAAATGCAGTTCCAGTAAGCTTGGCTGAAGCAGAGCTCATCGACTGAGAGATTACCAAGTCAGATTTAGACCAAATTAACTGGGATGCATCATTCTCATTTACATCAATTCCTTCAGTAGTTTGGTCCATAACTGCTGTGGTAGATTAACTCTACCAAAGTACCATAAATATGTTCAAGCTTTGTatatgatgagagagagagaaacttcCATAGATTTTAAGATTACTCTCAACCAATATGATTTCTCATCTCACTCAGATAACAGTGCATGGCACAATGGCCTCCGCATAGCCAACTGATTTATCTTAGATCATATTTCAACAAACAAATAGTGGAATTCTCAACTGAAAGAAAGAGTAGTGTTCAAAAGCCGAGTGTCGTGATAAATGAAAGCCCGACCATCCTCTGCTTTGCCATATCATTATTCTATTCCAAAATCTTCGAGTTCATGTCTGTCATATACAGTAGAATGCTACTGCTTGCAAGCTACTCTTAAGCGGAAAACGCTACCTGGAATCAGGACATAGTTGCTGAGCAGTGTCAGATTCTGCTTCCATGTAAGAACAAGACTCCCTAGGAACATGGAAATAAATGGGTGTCATGGCATTACTTTCACTTCTTGTATCCGAACGGTTTGAAGTCAATTTCTTGAACAATCAATCAAATGCTTTTGCTTGGGAGGCATTCCTGAATAGGCTTCCTTGAATCAAGCGGGCGTGTTTCATGGCACGGTGATGAACAGTAGCTTCCAATTATAAGCAGCTTTCTCAGCTACTACGACTTGGAAGAATGCATGCTGAATCGATGTCATCAAGCATTTACTAGTTGTTCTTGCAGCCGAGTAGTTCATATCCGACCAACTATCATTCACCCAGGTTAACAATGTCAGGTTAATGCAAGCAACTCCCTAACCAAACCAAACAAGCAGTAAATCTAATCTAATCTGATGTATCTTACAATTGTTATAAGACCTCGAGTAGTCTCATAGAGTGATTGGTCGGTTCATGCTCAAATTCGTTGTATAGTTATCAGATCGACGAAATTTGGCAATTAATTGGCCAATTTGTCAATTCCTTGATCAATTTAAGTCCTTAGGTCAATTAGATGGCTAAACTGAAATTGGGCCCATCAGTTGGGCTTTTGGAAATGGGCTTAGTTTAATTCAATAGCCCCCTGTTGTCTCTAATGGGCCTAACTATTGTTTACTGtcttatacataatatatatatatatatatatatatatatatatatatatattatatgtatatgaaAATAGAAGAAAACAAAGTAACTTTGGAGGGATATATAATACAAAATTTCACTTGCATATTAAATTAGTTATTAGATTTATATAGaatcttttaattttaaatttgaatttatttaatttttatactaaattatatttaacttttgTATTTCTGTCTCTGACAGGACGTCCCTTTACAATATAATTAATTGTGAGAGTGTTTGTGCAAAATACCAAAGTATTACGGTTCACCCCATCTACGCCTCATATCCAAAATCCCACACGCCCcattctctccttctcctctcctcccctATCTCTTCTGCCCCACTCCGATCCATGGCGGCAGGCATGGCCTTCAAGCCCATTTCGACGGCGGAGAGCCTTCTCCCCTCTCTCCCGACCCCCCTCTTCTCTTCCAAGCCCGCTCTCCCTCTCCTCCCATCCCTTCGCACCTCCAAGCTCCCCCGCTTTCCCCGTCTTTCTCGCTCCCATTTGTTGCTCTCGTTCAGAAGGAAGCTTCCTTTGCTCCCGTTTGTGGCACAGACCTCGGACTGGGCTcgccaggaggaggaagaggaggaggggaacGAGGTCGAAGACGGAGGTTTTGACTTGGAAGCGCCCGCGCCCGAGGAAGGAGCCGGGTCTGGACTCGAGGAGTGGGCAGGAGACGAGGAGCAGGCTGCGGAGGGTGAGATAGCCGCCGAGGCGGACGGCGGGTTTGtcgggggggaggaggaggagccttATTCCGAGCCGCCCGAGGAGGCCAAGCTCTTCGTCGGGAACCTCCCTTACGACATGGACAGCGAGAAGCTGGCCCAGCTCTTCGATAAGGCTGGAGTTGTCGAGGTCGCTGAGGTAAATAAGTTATTCTTTTGAGGTCTTCAATTAGGTCTTATAATcaaatgttttttttcttttttctgattTGTTTTCGTTTCTTTAACTCCTTTGCTTTGATGTTGGTGTTGGATTACGATAATGGCAATAAGCTCTCTGCGATTATGGGATTATGCTTGTGGATGTGCAGGTGATTTACAATCGGGAGACTGATCAGAGTCGTGGATTTGGATTCGTGACCATGAGCACTGTCGAAGAAGCAGAAAAAGCTGTGGAGATGTTCCATCGTTATGTATGTTCTCTTTTGTGATTACCAAGCTGGTGCTTGTTCTTCCTTGCTTACTGTATGTAGAAATCGTCTTTATATGCACACTCAAAATGATGTCCTTGTAGGATCACTGAGATAGCTCTGATTCTATATTGTTAGGTGCTTTTGCGTTAATCTATCCTCATTATGTCCATTTGATCATGTTCATTATGCTTGATCGCTTATGATAGGTATGAAGTCCTATCGAAATAAATATTTCCTTGATGTCTATTTCTCTGCAAGATGTCTGATTTagtgcaatagtttcacttgttgAATTTTGTCAAGTCTACACTAAATTTGGTTTAGTATCTTTTTTCCTTGATCTTTGTTTTGCCTAAGGACTAACCAAAACATCGTCGTTTACCTTTTCAAGGAAAAGGAGGAAATCACGTGGCAACTTCTTTTTCCGGTACTTGGATTATGTAATACTGGAAATGTGCAGAAAGAAATTCTGTGCTGACCTCTAATAATTTATTGAGGTTTAATTTGCTTATGCATAAGGTGAATAACAATGGCAGAATATAGTGGATATTAACCACTTAAACATTGTTACAGTTTTCTTTTTAGTGATTATAACTATATAAGTAATCCATGTCTTAAGTGTTTTTTTCCTGTTTGTATGGCTTGTGTTCCAGTTCATCTATGTGTCCTAGCTTGGCAGTAATGTGATCGATtatttttatattgtttgttaAGGGGTATGTTGTTTCTTTGTTATCCTATTAAAATCCCACCGGGACATTCTGCCAAGTCTCAGGAAGATGAGTTCCAAATATATTTAGTTAATAAATGCTCAGGAAGATGAGACTACATTCAGATGAGGTTAAGACAATGCCAACCAGCATTTGGTTGGATGGTGTTGACTCAGGTCAACACAGATTATCTGGACTGTTATAAACTGTTAATCCTttggcacagtaaggaggaggaaTAACCAAACTTATTTGAGCTTTAACTCCACACCGTAGCAAGGTTAGGGAGAAAAGATGTATCAGTTCAATAACTTTTTGGCTGACTTGGATCAGTATCATTAAAAACAAATTAATTTCTGATTCTTTTCCAACTCTCTAATTGTTATATTAGGCCTGCAATCTAAGCTACCTAGTGAATATGACTTTTTTAGTATTGAATACTCCATTAGTTTTCTTATATATGTTTTCATTTATTAAACTTGTAACATGcttatgctgctgctgctgctcatgCCTTTTCAATGTTTGGGCACGACCGCATACAAATTGGTTCAgaattatatatgtgtatatctatatgtatatatatttctgtattttatttaaagagtatGGAATATATGTGTTTCTTGTGAAGTAAAAGTTCTTGCCTACCCTTTGCTCCAGTATGGtgaattttgattttgactaatatccaATGATCTTCCTAATTTTCTTTCAAGCTTCGGCTAGCATGAAGTGATTCTTGTTTCTGTGTGGGTAGCATCATTTGTTTTCTTGTTATGGTAAGATTTTTGATAGTTTGTTTTCTACTTTGGAAACAGGATGTTAGTGGCAGGCTCTTGACTGTAAACAAGGCTGCACCCAGAGGTTCTCGTGTGGAAAGAACACGGGAATTCGGGCCTTCTTTGAGAGTCTACGTTGGCAATTTGCCTTGGCAAGTGGATGATGGCCGCCTGGAGCAAGTATTTAGTGAACATGGGAAAGTGTTAGAAGCAAGGGTGATATACGATAGAGAGACTGGACGCTCCCGTGGTTTTGGCTTTGTGAAAATGGCATCACAGGCCGAAATGGATGATGCGATTGCTGCTCTTGACGGACAGGTGAGTTCACTTAGTTTAGCCAGTTATACTTGCTGATATTAAATCTTCCCTGGTAGATCCCAAGTGTGCAAAATGGCTAATGCATGGTCTGATAATGAAATCTCGGACGTAGAGTTGATTGTTAATTTCTGTTTTTCCTGATAACATGGGATGACACATTATAACAGGGTACTTTAATCGAAGCATTGTTGTGTGCAATTGCATCAAGTAGAAACCGGTATAAGTTTGATAAATCAATTGCCACTTGGTTTTCGCAACTGATTGTGATTAAACTCTTAAATTAATGGTAGGAACAAAAAAATTAGATGAGTTAGAAACTAGATATTTGATACTGCTACATAATTTGAGCATCtaataattttttgctttcttgatGTTTACAGAGTCTGGATGGTCGTGCGTTAAGAGTTAACATTGCCGAGGAGAGGCCACGGCGTGCCGCCTTCTGACACGGAAAAGCTGAGAGTTGCTTCGTCATAAGACATTGTTGACAAGATCAAATActgctgtttcttttttttttttcctttttttttggttACCTTTTGTAGCTTGTGCTGAGTTTGTTTCTTTTGCTTTTACCCTGCTATTTTAACTTGGGGATTTCTAAATGCCAATTATATCACTTATCGATGTGTTGTTACTCTATGCTGGATTGAATTAAAGTAATTTTGAGCAGTTTAATACATACAGGTATAGTATGTgtatttttttcctatttctcatAATATGTAAGAAATTATTTGGGATTAAGTGTGAAAGTATGTTTCAATGTATTTTTTTCTATTCATCTACAAGAAATAGAACAGTGCTTCATTTTATTTTTACAAGATTGTAAATCTATTTTCATGATTCAGATTCAATCTTTTTATTGGGCTATAATATTATTTTCGCGAGTTCCAACTTTTTCATCATTTAAATCGTAAATGAACAATTTTATCAACACGATCTGAAATATgtgttgtttattttttattaaaatgtcTACTGGTGTAAGATTTGTGACAGTATGATCTTTTGTAAGATTATAAGATAATTTTCTTGAGATGGTTGCCGATCGATTCATtgtaagatttttttatttattgttgcGATTTAAACTTCGATCGATGAACGAATTTATCGATTTTGCGTTGGCTTCTGAGGTGCCACGTCATAGCACGTGCCAGGTCGGTTTCGTCAACCCGCGCGTCCTCCACCGCACGTGCCTAAGGGAGACCGTCGTCCCTTTTACAACCGCCCACGAAAAAACCCTTCTTTCTACTGGGGGGATTGGAATCGACCGAGCAGCGGAGATGAAGCTGGGTCTGGTTCCGCCCCTAGTGCTCCTCTGCTCCGATCTCTTGCTCCACAGCAGCCCTCCTCTCATCTCCGCCCTTCCTTTCGATCCTCTCGCCTCCGGCGCCGCCCCAACAGGTCGGCCTTCCACACTTCCCCCCGTTTACTTGCCCTCGCTCATCAGTGCCATGTGGTGGATGTCGTGTTTGCGCTTCTCTTTTAGTTCCTTTTCTTGTTCTCTAGATTTAGTTGTTTATGGCCTGAGTCGGTGGGCAAAAATCgagtctttttctttctctctttgcttTTTTCTTCATTGGATGCTCTAGTTTTGATCTGTCGGAGATCACGAGTTTCTCATTTTCCTGCTGTGTTGTATGGGTACTGATAAGCTACTTATTGTAGGTGGAGAAGATGCAATGGCAGCGTTGTACATCAACACCGCTAACATATTCTCTGTTAATCTTATTGCATATATTCATGTTCTTTTCCAACTTCTATGAGTTTTACCCCCCTTCAGATTCACTTGATTGAATTGATATGGTAGTGCAACAATTGTCGAAGTTTAGATTCGAATTGTATGCATAATTCGTAGTTCGATCCAACTCCAAGTTGCTAACCTTTCACCAAATCAAGTTCATCTAGTACGGTACTATCTAATAAATGATTAAGACAGATATCTTCATTAGTTCGTGTATTGCAGAGTTGGATCCCACTTTTAGCAAAAATTGCAGAGTTCCTGAACTCAGTTTTTATTTTTGCTCTAATTGGTAGAGCATTATATTACAATTGTAACTTTGTCTTTTTGATACCGTGCTGCATCTGCCTGTTTTACAGAAGGTTTTGGCACTATGTTaagtagaataattgaagacatcCTACAGAAAGCAGCCTTTATCAGTTCTAGGGATTTCTACCTGGGTTGATCATGTTCTTTGTACTTGCTTAAAAGTCAAAGAACAATTGATAGATGTTTTGTGTTTATTTAACTTGGCAGGTCAAGTTAAGGCATCTTTATGGATTAATTTTGTTTGAACTTCTAGGAAAGTAGAATAATCAAAGAAATCCTACAGAAAGCAACTCTTATGACTCCTACCCGGGTTCATATTCTTTGTACTCAAGTTAAATGACAACTGATGGATATTTCATGTTTATTTTAACTTGGCAGGCCATGAATCAAGACACCCCTCACCATGTTTTATGTGAGCTTCTAGGCAAGTAGAATAATTAAAGAAATCCTAATAGTAAGCAACCTTTATGGCTTCTAAATTGTTCTACCAAGTTCATCATATTCTTTGTACTTAAGATAAATGACAATTGATGGATGTTTCATGTTTGTTTTAACTTAGCAGGTCAAGTTAACAAATTGAGACGACCCTCGCTATGTTAAATATATGATCTGGTTTTGTTTGAACTTCTAGTTCAGTGGAATAATTGAAGAAATCCTACAGAAAACAACTCATATGACTTCTACATTGTGTTATATACACAAGTTAAATGAAAATTGGTGGACGTTTAATGTTTATCTTAACTTAGCAGGTCAAGTTTATGCATCGAGACGGCCCTCCAATGTTATTTTCCATCCACCAACCGGATCCTGTGTCCTTCGGAAGTCTGCAACAGACCCTTTGAGACTTGGGCCCTGCAACCAGTCTGATGATTGGAACTACACACCTCAAAAGTTTCTGGTTGTGAAGGGTACATACTTCTGTTTGCAAGCTGTGGACTCAGGCAAACCAGCAAAGCTCGGAATCGTTTGCTCCGAATCGGATTCTTCATGGGACATAACATCGAAATCCAAGGCACAGATCTCCAAAGAGCTACCTGATGGCACTGCCTTGTGCTTGGATGTTGATCCTGAAAACACTCTCATCACAAACCCATGCTTGTGCTTGAGCATTGGAATCTGTGACCGTGAGAGCCAATGGTTCGAGTTCACTGCCCGAAATGAAGTTCCAGTTGGTCAGCTTTCTCCTCTGAACACAGATCAAAACTCAACTTCTCCATAAAGTTCTACTTACGAGAATCCAGAGATGCCAGCATGTGATTAAATAATGTCTGTGACCAGGATTCACTGTTCTGTATTTAGAATGAAGAAAAAGGACttgcatccttggtgtcttacctATATCTGATGACAAATCATTCAAACTTTATGATGCCATTatcatctataatatattttacaaaATGATAAATGATGAAGGCCAGATTTGATCACAGAATTTTGCTGATAGATTTTCTTTTGAATGATCCAAGTGCCCCTATTGGAAGCCTATTGTCACAAGGGAAAATACTTGGTTTATTAAAGGTTTGTTTATTGTAGTACTCTGGACACCAAAAAGAATATAATTGAGATAAGCAAAATGTTTATTGTTGATTCATTAAGTATTTTATCAAGTTAccaataataaacataatataaaTGTCTATTAATCTAACATTCTAATTATGTGATATATTATcgactagtgatttaaaaaatgtTAGGTGCTAAGATCTTAAAATACTCAAGGTGTGTTCACGCGAGTGAGGTGAGATgttatgaaatattaaaatataaataatataaatataattgataaatatgattatataaattaaaatatgacaCTAAATTAAAAAATCTAGAGAACTAAATCAtattatccatcttctaataataAAATTGTTAAAAGATTCAAAACAATACAGTTTTGTa of the Musa acuminata AAA Group cultivar baxijiao chromosome BXJ3-2, Cavendish_Baxijiao_AAA, whole genome shotgun sequence genome contains:
- the LOC103974575 gene encoding BTB/POZ and TAZ domain-containing protein 2-like; amino-acid sequence: MSYSTNAPAGFWEWPDVQILTAGERRIPAHSKVLASASPVLESMLDQPRQRGGEERVISILGVPCGAVDVFVRLLYSSRCVPPAAEMGEHGVHLLVLSHVYQVGWLKRACEMALASGLAAESVVDLLVLARRCDASWLHLRCMRVITGDFAAVERTEAWRFLQDNDPWLELDILQSQQDARLRQKRRRRKREEQGLYAELSEAMECLQHICTDGCTDIRPSGREAPPRDRTHCPNPTTCRGLQQLIRHLPACSRKQQQQLGCTRCKRLWQLLRLHASICLHPDPCSVPLCSQFKRKMEQMNFKEEEEDVKWRLLAKKVASARVMCYLARRNAVPVSLAEAELID
- the LOC135631947 gene encoding 28 kDa ribonucleoprotein, chloroplastic-like, with the translated sequence MAAGMAFKPISTAESLLPSLPTPLFSSKPALPLLPSLRTSKLPRFPRLSRSHLLLSFRRKLPLLPFVAQTSDWARQEEEEEEGNEVEDGGFDLEAPAPEEGAGSGLEEWAGDEEQAAEGEIAAEADGGFVGGEEEEPYSEPPEEAKLFVGNLPYDMDSEKLAQLFDKAGVVEVAEVIYNRETDQSRGFGFVTMSTVEEAEKAVEMFHRYDVSGRLLTVNKAAPRGSRVERTREFGPSLRVYVGNLPWQVDDGRLEQVFSEHGKVLEARVIYDRETGRSRGFGFVKMASQAEMDDAIAALDGQSLDGRALRVNIAEERPRRAAF
- the LOC135631949 gene encoding uncharacterized protein LOC135631949, producing the protein MNEFIDFALASEVPRHSTCQVGFVNPRVLHRTCLRETVVPFTTAHEKTLLSTGGIGIDRAAEMKLGLVPPLVLLCSDLLLHSSPPLISALPFDPLASGAAPTGQVYASRRPSNVIFHPPTGSCVLRKSATDPLRLGPCNQSDDWNYTPQKFLVVKGTYFCLQAVDSGKPAKLGIVCSESDSSWDITSKSKAQISKELPDGTALCLDVDPENTLITNPCLCLSIGICDRESQWFEFTARNEVPVGQLSPLNTDQNSTSP